The Arachis hypogaea cultivar Tifrunner chromosome 19, arahy.Tifrunner.gnm2.J5K5, whole genome shotgun sequence genome has a window encoding:
- the LOC112779386 gene encoding uncharacterized protein isoform X2 has translation MDTMHSVLKQYFGFSDFRPYQKDAIQKIIEKRDCLVVMATGSGKSLCYQAPPLVVRKTGIVVSPLISFMQDQRGIKAEYLGSAQKDSTVQRKLKPSRVNLTFCS, from the exons ATGGACACTATGCACTCTGTTCTCAAG caatattttgGGTTTTCCGATTTTCGGCCTTATCAGAAAGATGCCATTCAGAAAATTATTGAGAAAAGGGACTGCTTGGTAGTCATGGCTACTGGTAGTGGGAAATCCTTGTG TTACCAGGCACCACCCTTGGTTGTTAGAAAGACTGGGATAGTTGTTAGCCCTCTAATATCATTTATGCAAGACCAG CGGGGCATCAAGGCTGAATATCTTGGAAGTGCTCAGAAGGATTCCACTGTTCAGAGAAAATTAAAGCCGAGCAGGGTCAATTTGACATTTTGTTCATGA
- the LOC112779386 gene encoding ATP-dependent DNA helicase Q-like 3 isoform X1 → MTPEKACTVPTSFWSNLLKEGISLFAVDEAHCISEWGHDFRVEYKNLHNLRGVLLDVPFVGLTATAIEKVRFDIINSLKLKNPYVLVGSFDRSNFSMGSSHLTVDNLLLMNLYKKFQKLFVVVQL, encoded by the exons ATGACTCCGGAAAAGGCTTGCACAGTTCCTACCAG TTTCTGGTCTAACTTGCTGAAGGAAGGAATTAGCCTTTTTGCTGTTGATGAAGCTCATTGTATATCAGAATGGGGGCATGATTTTAGGGTGGAATACAAGAACTTACACAATTTACGTGGTGTTCTACTAGATGTTCCTTTTGTTGGCTTAACTGCGACAGCTATTGAAAA GGTTCGATTTGACATTATCAACTCCCTGAAGTTGAAGAATCCATATGTTTTGGTTGGTTCATTTGATCGCTCCAATTTTTCTATGGGGTCAAGCCATTTAACCGTGGACAATCTTTTGTTGATGAACTTGTACAAGAAATTTCAAAAGTTGTTTGTAGTGGTTCAACTATAA